A genomic window from Blastococcus saxobsidens DD2 includes:
- the purN gene encoding phosphoribosylglycinamide formyltransferase, with protein MVLLSGAGSLCAALLAATGDPGYPAAVVAVGADRDAPGLAHARARGLATFVCAVGDHPDRAAWDEALAARIAGFAPDLVVSAGFMKIVGPAVLTAFAGRLINTHPALLPAFPGASAVRDALAAGVPVTGATVHLVDAGVDTGPVLAQREVPVLPGDDEARLHERIKDVERELLVQTVAELVTADGTRKSTP; from the coding sequence GTGGTCCTGCTCTCGGGTGCCGGGTCGCTGTGCGCGGCCCTGCTGGCGGCGACCGGCGACCCCGGTTACCCGGCCGCGGTCGTCGCGGTCGGTGCCGACCGGGACGCCCCCGGTCTGGCGCACGCCCGCGCGCGCGGGCTGGCCACCTTCGTCTGCGCCGTCGGCGACCATCCCGACCGCGCCGCCTGGGACGAGGCGTTGGCCGCCCGGATCGCCGGCTTCGCTCCAGACCTCGTCGTCTCGGCCGGCTTCATGAAGATCGTCGGGCCGGCGGTGCTGACCGCGTTCGCCGGACGGCTGATCAACACCCATCCGGCGCTGCTGCCGGCCTTTCCCGGCGCCTCCGCGGTCCGCGACGCGCTGGCGGCCGGGGTCCCCGTCACGGGGGCGACCGTGCACCTGGTGGACGCCGGCGTCGACACCGGGCCGGTGCTGGCCCAGCGCGAGGTGCCGGTGCTGCCGGGGGACGACGAGGCGCGCCTGCACGAGCGGATCAAGGACGTGGAGCGCGAGCTCCTGGTACAGACAGTGGCCGAGCTGGTCACCGCCGATGGGACGAGGAAGAGCACTCCATGA
- a CDS encoding DUF6350 family protein codes for MVTLLARRPSRRDARAAARSAPSVVLTAAATVAVTAAGLVGLVLALVVVQALDPAGGMPLAASAALAARLWLLAQGAELLLPSGPLVLSPLLLTLLVARGLSWAGRVAVRVLDDGSSGRDVARAAGSVVALHLVLTGLLALVVDDGTAGIGWLRTLLAPAGLAVIAVGWGAGRESGSTDAALDRLPGMVRPVLRGVLAGTLTALALSLVVLAVALGSDAAGYVAVSGSLGGAGAGAVGLLGLGILLLPNAGVAVLGLAAGPGFYVGSGTLVSVHGVTLGAVPALPLLAALPDTQAVPLVAFASQVIPAVAGLVAGATLARWAGDSPGGSVVAGLAGLLAGALLGVVAGVLAWVAGGSLGDGALAVVGAPPVATGIAIPACAVTRWRAFG; via the coding sequence GTGGTCACCCTGCTCGCACGCCGGCCCTCCCGGCGGGATGCCCGGGCAGCCGCGCGGTCGGCTCCCTCCGTCGTCCTCACCGCGGCCGCGACGGTGGCCGTCACCGCCGCCGGCCTCGTCGGGCTGGTCCTGGCACTGGTCGTCGTCCAGGCGCTCGACCCGGCCGGCGGCATGCCGCTCGCAGCGTCGGCCGCCCTCGCCGCGCGACTGTGGCTGCTCGCGCAGGGTGCGGAACTGCTGCTCCCCTCGGGTCCGCTCGTCCTGTCGCCGCTGCTGCTGACCCTCCTGGTGGCCCGGGGGCTGTCCTGGGCCGGGCGGGTGGCCGTCCGGGTCCTCGACGACGGCTCGAGCGGGCGGGACGTCGCCCGGGCCGCCGGGTCGGTGGTGGCCCTGCACCTGGTCCTGACCGGGCTGCTGGCTCTGGTCGTCGACGACGGCACCGCGGGCATCGGCTGGCTCCGGACCCTGCTGGCCCCGGCCGGCCTGGCGGTGATCGCCGTCGGCTGGGGTGCCGGCCGGGAGTCCGGCTCGACCGACGCCGCGCTCGACCGGCTGCCCGGGATGGTGCGTCCCGTGCTCCGTGGGGTGCTGGCCGGGACCCTCACCGCCCTGGCGTTGAGCCTGGTCGTGCTCGCCGTGGCCCTGGGCAGCGATGCCGCGGGGTACGTGGCCGTGTCCGGCTCCCTCGGTGGCGCCGGCGCGGGGGCCGTCGGGCTGCTGGGCCTGGGGATCCTGCTCCTGCCCAACGCGGGCGTCGCCGTCCTGGGCCTGGCCGCCGGGCCCGGGTTCTACGTCGGCAGCGGCACGCTCGTCTCGGTGCACGGCGTGACGCTGGGGGCGGTGCCCGCCCTGCCGCTGCTGGCAGCGCTGCCGGACACCCAGGCGGTCCCGCTGGTCGCCTTCGCCTCCCAGGTGATCCCGGCCGTCGCGGGGCTGGTGGCCGGCGCGACGCTCGCGCGCTGGGCCGGCGACTCCCCGGGCGGCTCCGTCGTCGCCGGGCTGGCCGGGCTGCTGGCCGGCGCCCTGCTCGGGGTGGTCGCCGGCGTCCTCGCCTGGGTGGCCGGCGGCTCGTTGGGGGACGGCGCGCTCGCGGTGGTCGGGGCGCCGCCCGTGGCCACCGGCATCGCGATCCCGGCCTGCGCGGTGACCCGCTGGCGGGCGTTCGGCTGA
- the sucD gene encoding succinate--CoA ligase subunit alpha has translation MSIFLNENSKVIVQGMTGSEGSKHTSRMLASGTAIVGGVNPRKAGTSVDFDGTSVPVFGSVADAMKETGADVSVIFVPPPFAKAAVIEAVDAQIGLAVVITEGIPVHDSTYVWAHAQGGSTRIIGPNCPGLISPGRSNAGIIPANITKQGRIGLVSKSGTLTYQMMYELRDIGFSTAVGIGGDPVIGTTHIDCLQAFQDDPETEAIVMIGEIGGDAEERAADFVKANVTKPVVGYVAGFTAPEGKTMGHAGAIVSGSAGTAQAKKEALEAAGVRVGKTPSETAQLMREIVG, from the coding sequence ATGTCGATCTTCCTCAACGAGAACAGCAAGGTCATCGTCCAGGGCATGACCGGTTCCGAGGGGAGCAAGCACACCTCCCGCATGCTCGCCTCCGGCACCGCCATCGTCGGTGGCGTGAACCCGCGCAAGGCCGGCACCAGCGTCGACTTCGACGGCACCAGCGTCCCCGTCTTCGGCAGCGTCGCCGATGCGATGAAGGAGACCGGTGCCGACGTCAGCGTCATCTTCGTGCCGCCGCCGTTCGCCAAGGCCGCCGTCATCGAGGCCGTCGACGCCCAGATCGGGCTCGCCGTCGTCATCACCGAGGGCATCCCGGTGCACGACTCGACCTATGTCTGGGCGCACGCCCAGGGCGGCTCGACGCGGATCATCGGCCCGAACTGCCCCGGCCTGATCAGCCCCGGGCGGAGCAACGCCGGCATCATCCCGGCCAACATCACCAAGCAGGGCAGGATCGGCCTGGTCAGCAAGTCCGGCACGCTGACCTACCAGATGATGTACGAGCTCCGCGACATCGGTTTCTCCACCGCCGTCGGCATCGGTGGCGACCCGGTCATCGGCACCACCCACATCGACTGCCTCCAGGCGTTCCAGGACGACCCGGAGACCGAGGCCATCGTGATGATCGGCGAGATCGGTGGCGACGCCGAGGAGCGGGCGGCCGACTTCGTCAAGGCCAACGTCACCAAGCCGGTCGTCGGCTACGTCGCGGGCTTCACCGCTCCCGAGGGCAAGACGATGGGCCACGCCGGTGCCATCGTCTCCGGCTCGGCCGGTACCGCGCAGGCCAAGAAGGAGGCCCTCGAGGCCGCCGGCGTGCGGGTGGGCAAGACCCCGTCGGAGACGGCGCAGCTCATGCGGGAGATCGTCGGCTGA
- the sucC gene encoding ADP-forming succinate--CoA ligase subunit beta, with protein sequence MDLFEYQARDLLASHGVPVLPGGVAETPEQAEAIAREIGQTVVVKAQVKTGGRGKAGGVKLADNPDEAKARAQDILGLDIKGHVTHRVMVAQASDIAEEYYFSYLLDRSNRTFLAMASVEGGVEIEQLAVERPEALARIPIDASVGVDTAKAAEIVDAAGFAPEVRDQVIAIAVQLWDVFAKEDATLVEVNPLAKAPDGTVLALDAKVTLDENAGFRHAEHAALEDVAAADPLEAAAKEKDLNYVKLEGEVGIIGNGAGLVMSTLDVVAYAGEEFGGVKPANFLDIGGGASAEVMANGLEIILSDPAVKSVFVNVFGGITSCDAVANGIVSALGILGDEATKPLVVRLDGNNVEEGRRILAEANHPLVTLVDTMDGAARRAAELAA encoded by the coding sequence GTGGATCTCTTCGAGTACCAGGCCCGTGACCTGTTGGCCTCGCACGGTGTCCCCGTGCTCCCCGGTGGCGTCGCCGAGACGCCTGAGCAGGCGGAGGCGATCGCCCGCGAGATCGGGCAGACCGTCGTCGTCAAGGCGCAGGTGAAGACCGGCGGCCGCGGGAAGGCCGGTGGCGTCAAGCTCGCCGACAACCCCGACGAGGCGAAGGCGCGCGCCCAGGACATCCTGGGCCTGGACATCAAGGGACACGTCACGCACCGCGTGATGGTCGCCCAGGCCAGCGACATCGCCGAGGAGTACTACTTCTCCTACCTGCTCGACCGCTCCAACCGCACCTTCCTGGCCATGGCCAGCGTCGAGGGCGGCGTGGAGATCGAGCAGCTCGCCGTCGAGCGCCCGGAGGCGCTGGCCCGCATCCCGATCGACGCCTCCGTCGGCGTGGACACCGCCAAGGCCGCCGAGATCGTGGACGCCGCCGGGTTCGCCCCCGAGGTCCGCGACCAGGTCATCGCCATCGCCGTGCAGCTGTGGGACGTCTTCGCCAAGGAGGACGCCACCCTGGTCGAGGTCAACCCCCTCGCCAAGGCGCCCGACGGCACCGTCCTGGCCCTCGACGCCAAGGTCACCCTCGACGAGAACGCCGGCTTCCGGCACGCCGAGCACGCCGCGCTCGAGGACGTCGCGGCTGCCGACCCGCTCGAGGCCGCGGCCAAGGAGAAGGACCTCAACTACGTCAAGCTCGAGGGCGAGGTCGGGATCATCGGCAACGGCGCCGGGCTGGTCATGAGCACCCTGGACGTCGTCGCCTACGCCGGTGAGGAGTTCGGCGGCGTCAAGCCGGCCAACTTCCTCGACATCGGCGGTGGCGCCTCGGCCGAGGTCATGGCCAACGGCCTGGAGATCATCCTCTCCGACCCGGCCGTGAAGAGCGTCTTCGTCAACGTCTTCGGCGGCATCACCTCCTGCGACGCCGTCGCGAACGGCATCGTCTCCGCCCTGGGCATCCTGGGCGACGAGGCGACCAAGCCGCTGGTGGTCCGGCTCGACGGCAACAACGTCGAGGAGGGCCGGCGAATCCTCGCCGAGGCCAACCACCCGCTGGTCACCCTGGTCGACACGATGGACGGCGCCGCGCGCCGAGCCGCCGAACTCGCCGCCTGA
- a CDS encoding cobalamin B12-binding domain-containing protein, translating to MVDERIRVVIAKPGLDGHDRGAKVVARALRDAGMEVVYTGLHQTPEQIVETVVQEDADAVGLSVLSGAHMTLFARLTELLRERGVDDVVVFGGGIIPEEDVPELRRIGVTGIFTPGATTTDIVEWVRAHVGEPAGA from the coding sequence GTGGTGGACGAACGCATCCGGGTGGTCATCGCCAAGCCGGGACTCGACGGGCACGACCGTGGCGCCAAGGTGGTCGCGCGGGCACTGCGCGACGCCGGCATGGAGGTCGTCTACACCGGCCTGCACCAGACGCCCGAGCAGATCGTGGAGACGGTGGTGCAGGAGGACGCGGACGCCGTGGGGCTCTCCGTGCTCTCCGGCGCCCACATGACGCTCTTCGCCCGGCTCACCGAGCTGCTGCGCGAGCGCGGGGTCGACGACGTCGTCGTCTTCGGCGGCGGCATCATCCCGGAGGAGGACGTGCCGGAGCTGCGGCGGATCGGCGTCACCGGCATCTTCACGCCCGGTGCCACGACCACCGACATCGTCGAGTGGGTGCGGGCGCACGTGGGGGAGCCGGCCGGCGCCTGA
- a CDS encoding esterase/lipase family protein — MRPSSELDSVPGWHTTADAEVPPRGLRALCSPTTLAGGLTELAWVGAHALMYPLGARMEALRPDPHTRTGAQPAAVRALFAADPLAARVPVLLVHGLVDNRSVFAVMRRSLRKRGFTSVCSWNYSPFLTGIARGAADLGRHIERLCQQTGHDRVHVVGHSLGGLIARHYVQRQGGDRRIDALVTLGTPHRGSVLAHLLPTPLIRQLRPGSPALRELDEPAPYCRTRVTAVYSDLDQVVLPTQSGRCDHPDLAARNVLVRGVGHMSLPIHRGVLDEVASTLAGVRQTAGTRRLAAVA; from the coding sequence ATGCGCCCATCGAGCGAGCTGGACTCCGTTCCAGGGTGGCACACCACCGCCGACGCCGAGGTTCCGCCACGGGGTCTGCGCGCACTCTGCTCGCCCACCACGCTCGCCGGCGGGCTGACCGAGCTGGCCTGGGTGGGCGCGCACGCCCTGATGTACCCGCTGGGGGCGCGGATGGAGGCGCTGCGCCCCGACCCGCACACGCGGACCGGCGCGCAGCCGGCCGCCGTCCGGGCCCTGTTCGCCGCCGACCCGCTGGCTGCGCGGGTCCCCGTTCTGCTGGTCCACGGACTCGTCGACAACCGGTCGGTCTTCGCCGTCATGCGCCGCAGCCTGCGCAAGCGGGGCTTCACCTCTGTCTGCTCCTGGAACTACAGCCCCTTCCTCACCGGTATCGCCCGGGGCGCCGCCGACCTCGGCCGGCACATCGAGCGCCTCTGCCAGCAGACCGGCCACGACCGGGTGCACGTCGTCGGCCACAGCCTGGGTGGGCTGATCGCCCGCCACTACGTGCAGCGGCAGGGCGGTGACCGACGGATCGACGCACTGGTGACCCTGGGCACCCCGCACCGGGGCTCCGTGCTCGCCCACCTCCTGCCCACGCCGCTGATCCGCCAGCTCCGGCCGGGGTCGCCGGCGCTGCGGGAGCTCGACGAGCCGGCCCCGTACTGCCGGACCCGGGTCACCGCCGTGTACAGCGACCTCGACCAGGTGGTCCTGCCGACGCAGTCGGGACGCTGCGACCATCCCGACCTGGCCGCCCGGAACGTCCTCGTCCGGGGTGTCGGGCACATGTCCCTCCCCATCCACCGCGGGGTCCTCGACGAGGTCGCCTCCACCCTCGCCGGCGTCCGGCAGACCGCCGGCACCCGGCGACTGGCCGCCGTCGCCTGA